A genomic window from Enoplosus armatus isolate fEnoArm2 chromosome 18, fEnoArm2.hap1, whole genome shotgun sequence includes:
- the actr1b gene encoding actin related protein 1B — MESYDILANQPVVIDNGSGVIKAGFAGDQIPKYCFPNYVGRPKHVRVMAGALEGDLFIGPKAEEHRGLLSVRYPMEHGIVKDWNDMERIWQYVYSKEQLQTFSEEHPVLLTEAPLNPSKNREKAAEVFFETFNVPALFISMQAVLSLYATGRTTGVVLDSGDGVTHVVPIYEGFAIPHSIMRVDIAGRDVSRYLRLLLRKEGYNFNTSAEFEVVRTVKERACYLSLNPQKDETLETEKAQYVLPDGSTLNIGPARFRAPELLFRPDLIGDESSGIHEVLAYAIQKSDMDLRRTLFSTIVLCGGSTLIKGFGERLLTEVKKLAPKDVKIKISAPQERLYSTWIGGSILASLDTFKKMWVSKREYEEDRARAIHRKTF; from the exons ATGGAATCCTATGACATTTTAGCTAACCAGCCTGTTGTGATTGATAAT GGTTCGGGGGTTATCAAGGCTGGTTTTGCAGGTGACCAGATCCCCAAATACTGCTTCCCTAACTA tgtgggGCGTCCCAAGCATGTGCGTGTGATGGCAGGAGCTCTGGAGGGAGACCTCTTCATTGGACCCAAGgcagag GAGCACAGGGGCTTGTTGTCGGTTCGGTATCCGATGGAGCACGGGATAGTGAAGGACTGGAACGACATGGAGAGGATCTGGCAGTACGTTTATTCaaaggagcagctgcagacgTTCTCCGAGGAG CATCCTGTGCTGCTGACTGAAGCTCCCCTCAACCCCAGCAAGAACAGGGAGAAGGCTGCGGAGGTCTTCTTTGAGACCTTCAACGTTCCtgctctcttcatctccatgCAGGCTGTCCTCAGCTT GTACGCCACAGGTCGTACCACTGGTGTTGTGTTGGACTCGGGGGACGGGGTGACCCACGTCGTGCCCATCTACGAGGGCTTCGCCATCCCACACTCCATCATGCGCGTGGACATTGCTGGAAGAGACGTCTCTCGGTACCTCCGTCTGCTGCTGCGCAAGGAAGGCTACAACTTCAACACCTCCGCAGAGTTCGAGGTCGTTCGCACCGTCAAAGAG AGAGCCTGTTATCTTTCTCTCAACCCGCAAAAGGACGAGACTTTAGAAACAGAGAAGGCTCAGTATGTACTCCCTGATGGAAGCACTTTAAAC ATTGGTCCGGCCCGGTTCCGCGCTCCAGAGCTGCTGTTCAGACCCGACCTGATAGGAGATGAAAGCTCGGGGATCCACGAGGTCCTGGCTTATGCTATCCAGAAGTCTGACATGGACCTGCGACGCACGCTGTTCTCCACCATAGTGTTGTGTGGGGGCTCCACACTGATCAAAG GCTTTGGGGAAAGACTACTAACTGAAGTCAAGAAGCTCGCACCCAAAGACGTGAAGATCAAG ATTTCTGCTCCCCAGGAGAGGCTCTACTCCACATGGATTGG CGGCTCCATCCTGGCATCACTGGACACCTTTAAGAAGATGTGGGTGTCGAAGCGGGAATATGAAGAAGACAGAGCACGTGCCATCCACAGGAAGACCTTCTAG
- the npy8ar gene encoding neuropeptide Y receptor Y8a, with the protein MSNDSSLLSVWEASDWADTPQCLPSVGGATFLIVAYSAVIAIGLLGNAGLVFIIARQQELRNVTNILIANLSCSDILMCVVCLPVTVIYTLMDRWVLGEALCKVTPFVQCMSVTVSVFSLVLIALERHQLILHPTGWSPAAGHSYLAVGLTWLVACFISLPFLSFNILTNDPFQNISLPANPFRDHLICMELWPSDKHRLAYTTSLLLFQYCLPLLLVLLCYLRIFLRLRRRRDMLERSRRTRGAQRINVMLLAIVVAFALCWLPLNVFNTLFDWHHQALPDCQHDAIFSACHLTAMASTCINPVVYGFLNSNFQRELKATLQRCQCGNRAAESYESFPLSTVGSEGMTKATSLNRMGSVCVPSPRLEISSAIPAKTIPANT; encoded by the exons ATGTCCAACGACAGCAGCCTCCTCAGTGTCTGGGAGGCCTCCGATTGGGCAGACACCCCTCAGTGCCTTCCCTCGGTGGGCGGGGCGACTTTCTTGATCGTGGCGTACAGCGCCGTCATAGCGATTGGGTTGCTAGGCAATGCAGGCCTGGTGTTCATCATCGCCCGGCAACAGGAGTTGCGCAACGTCACAAACATCCTGATCGCCAACCTGTCGTGCTCCGACATCCtcatgtgtgtggtgtgtcttCCTGTTACCGTCATATACACACTGATGGACCGCTGGGTGCTGGGAGAGGCCCTGTGTAAG GTGACTCCCTTTGTTCAGTGCATGTCAGTGACGGTCTCTGTCTTCTCCCTGGTGCTGATCGCTCTGGAGCGTCACCAGCTGATCCTCCATCCCACCGGCTGGTCCCCCGCTGCCGGACACTCCTACCTGGCCGTAGGGCTGACGTGGCTGGTCGCTTGCTTCATCTCTCtgcccttcctctccttcaacATCCTCACTAATGACCCCTTCCAGAACATCAGCCTTCCCGCAAACCCCTTCAG GGACCATCTGATCTGCATGGAGCTGTGGCCGTCAGATAAGCACCGTCTCGCCTACACGACGTCGCTGCTGCTCTTCCAGTACTGCCTGCCACTTCTGCTGGTGCTCCTCTGCTACCTCAGGATCTTCCTCCGCCTGAGACGGCGCAG GGACATGCTGGAGCGCAGCAGGAGGACTCGGGGGGCCCAGAGGATTAACGTCATGCTGTTAGCCATCGTCGTAGCCTTCGCTCTGTGCTGGCTGCCGCTGAACGTCTTCAACACGCTGTTTGACTGGCACCACCAGGCCCTGCCCGACTGCCAGCACGACGCCATCTTCTCCGCCTGCCACCTGACAGCGATGGCCTCCACCTGCATTAACCCCGTCGTGTACGGCTTCCTCAACAGCAACTTCCAGAGGGAGCTGAAGGCGACGCTGCAGCGCTGCCAGTGCGGCAACCGGGCGGCGGAGAGCTACGAGAGCTTCCCTCTCTCCACTGTGGGCAGCGAGGGCATGACCAAAGCCACCTCCCTCAACAGGATGGGGTCGGTCTGCGTTCCCTCTCCCAGACTTGAGATCAGCTCAGCAATACCAGCGAAGACGATACCAGCTAACACCTAA